From a single Pelmatolapia mariae isolate MD_Pm_ZW linkage group LG20, Pm_UMD_F_2, whole genome shotgun sequence genomic region:
- the timm17b gene encoding mitochondrial import inner membrane translocase subunit Tim17-B, protein MEEYAREPCPWRIVDDCGGAFTMGAIGGGVFQAVKGFRNAPAGVGHRLKGSAKAVRVRAPQIGGSFAVWGGLFSTIDCGLVRLRGKEDPWNSITSGALTGAILAARSGPLTMMGSAMMGGILLALIEGFGILLTRYTAQQFQNPIPFADDPSQLPPKDGDHQHQGQRGQFQ, encoded by the exons ATGGAGGAGTATGCCCGAGAGCCCTG CCCCTGGAGGATAGTGGATGACTGTGGAGGTGCTTTCACAATGGGTGCAATTGGAGGAGGGGTGTTCCAGGCGGTCAAGGGCTTTCGAAATGCCCCTGCT GGTGTTGGACACAGGCTGAAAGGGAGTGCAAAAGCAGTGAGAGTTAGAGCTCCACAGATTGGAG GTAGCTTTGCTGTATGGGGAGGGCTCTTTTCCACAATTGACTGTGGTTTGGTTCGTCTGAGAGGGAAAGAGGATCCTTGGAACTCTATAACCAGTGGTGCGCTGACTGGAGCCATCCTAGCAGCACGCA GTGGACCTCTAACAATGATGGGCTCTGCAATGATGGGGGGAATTTTGCTTGCTCTCATTGAGGGTTTTGGGATTCTCCTAACCAGATACACAGCGCAGCAGTTTCAGAACC CAATTCCCTTTGCAGACGACCCTAGTCAGTTACCGCCAAAGGATGGAGATCATCAACATCAGGGGCAAAGGGGGCAGTTTCAGTAG
- the pqbp1 gene encoding polyglutamine-binding protein 1 isoform X1, with protein MPLPPALLARLAKRGIVKPTEQGADEEIIAEDYDDNNVDYEATRVENLPPNWYKVFDSACGLPYYWNVETDMVAWLSPNDPSAVITKPAKKIRVEGGDEKGEKQVEKPDRDRDRERHRDRDRERDRDRERERDRDRERDDGRDRDRRKQRRDEAAPYSRSKKGRKDDEMDPMDPSAYSDAPRGSWSSGLPKRNEAKTGADTTAAGPLFQQRPYPSPGAVLRANAANQLPKE; from the exons ATGCCTTTACCTCCAGCACTGCTGGCCCGATTGGCCAAGAGAGGGATTGTTAAACCAACAGAGCAAG GGGCAGATGAGGAGATTATTGCTGAAGATTATGATGACAACAATGTAGATTATGAAGCCACCAGAGTGGAGAATCTACCACCAAACTGGTACAAAGTGTTTGACTCTGCTTG TGGTCTTCCTTATTACTGGAATGTCGAGACAGATATGGTTGCCTGGTTATCCCCAAATGACCCATCTGCAGTAATAACAAAACCTGCCAAGAAAATAAGAG TAGAAGGAGGAGATGAAAAAGGCGAGAAGCAAGTTGAGAAACCAGACAGAGACAGGGACAGAGAACGACACAGAGACCGGGATCGGGAAAGGGATCGAGATCGGGAAAGGGAAAGGGACCGGGACAGAGAGCGTGATGATGGGAGggacagagacagaagaaagCAGAGAAGAGATGAGGCAGCACCATACAGTCGAAGCAAAAAAG GTAGAAAAGATGATGAGATGGACCCCATGGATCCAAGTGCTTACTCTGATGCTCCAAG GGGGTCATGGTCAAGTGGGCTGCCCAAACGTAATGAAGCAAAAACGGGTGCAGACACCACAGCAGCGGGGCCTCTCTTCCAGCAGCGTCCGTACCCGAGTCCAGGAGCTGTTCTTCGGGCTAACGCAGCAAACCAACTACCCAAGGAGTAA
- the pqbp1 gene encoding polyglutamine-binding protein 1 isoform X2 — MPLPPALLARLAKRGIVKPTEQGADEEIIAEDYDDNNVDYEATRVENLPPNWYKVFDSACGLPYYWNVETDMVAWLSPNDPSAVITKPAKKIREGGDEKGEKQVEKPDRDRDRERHRDRDRERDRDRERERDRDRERDDGRDRDRRKQRRDEAAPYSRSKKGRKDDEMDPMDPSAYSDAPRGSWSSGLPKRNEAKTGADTTAAGPLFQQRPYPSPGAVLRANAANQLPKE, encoded by the exons ATGCCTTTACCTCCAGCACTGCTGGCCCGATTGGCCAAGAGAGGGATTGTTAAACCAACAGAGCAAG GGGCAGATGAGGAGATTATTGCTGAAGATTATGATGACAACAATGTAGATTATGAAGCCACCAGAGTGGAGAATCTACCACCAAACTGGTACAAAGTGTTTGACTCTGCTTG TGGTCTTCCTTATTACTGGAATGTCGAGACAGATATGGTTGCCTGGTTATCCCCAAATGACCCATCTGCAGTAATAACAAAACCTGCCAAGAAAATAAGAG AAGGAGGAGATGAAAAAGGCGAGAAGCAAGTTGAGAAACCAGACAGAGACAGGGACAGAGAACGACACAGAGACCGGGATCGGGAAAGGGATCGAGATCGGGAAAGGGAAAGGGACCGGGACAGAGAGCGTGATGATGGGAGggacagagacagaagaaagCAGAGAAGAGATGAGGCAGCACCATACAGTCGAAGCAAAAAAG GTAGAAAAGATGATGAGATGGACCCCATGGATCCAAGTGCTTACTCTGATGCTCCAAG GGGGTCATGGTCAAGTGGGCTGCCCAAACGTAATGAAGCAAAAACGGGTGCAGACACCACAGCAGCGGGGCCTCTCTTCCAGCAGCGTCCGTACCCGAGTCCAGGAGCTGTTCTTCGGGCTAACGCAGCAAACCAACTACCCAAGGAGTAA